In Juglans microcarpa x Juglans regia isolate MS1-56 chromosome 8D, Jm3101_v1.0, whole genome shotgun sequence, the following are encoded in one genomic region:
- the LOC121243319 gene encoding conserved oligomeric Golgi complex subunit 8, with the protein MELENAAEETTSSSPVTGLLPLASASQQPYVSELLSFTLDRLHKEPELLRVDAERIRRQMQEVAVGNYRAFIAAADALIAIREEVSSIDKNLESLINEIPKLTSGSTQFIESAEQILEERKMNQTLLANHSTLLDLLEIPQLMDTCVRNGNYDEALDLEAFVYKLSTMHPKLPVIQALAAEVRQTTQALLSQLLQKLRSNIQLPECLRIIGYLRRIGVFSEYEMRLQFLRCREAWLTGILEDLDQRNPYEYLKGMINCHRMHLFDVVNQYRAIFADDTSGSEENYDGGLLFSWAMHQITSHLKTLKVMLPKITEGGSLSNILDQCMYCAMGLGWVGLDFRGLLPSLFEEAVINLFSKNMNSAVENFQLVLDSHRWVPLPVVGFPAYTVGDNSQEDVTPPAHLMEHPPLAVFVNGVSAAMNDLRPCAPLSLKHLLAQELIEGLRAVSNSLLRYNTARMLRESESGLFLALCRAFIEVAYPHCATCFGRCYPGGAALVMDAKNMYDGIGRLLRISPSRDPIKPVHNVEGKSISENGDLPVVENGVAPGGEQTVGADADEKEKSPTLQTAERHSDE; encoded by the exons ATGGAGCTCGAAAATGCAGCAGAGGAGACGACGTCGTCGTCGCCGGTTACAGGTCTCCTCCCTCTCGCATCGGCCTCCCAACAACCCTACGTCTCCGAGCTCCTTTCCTTCACCCTCGATCGCCTCCACAAG gaacCGGAGCTTCTTCGGGTCGATGCGGAGCGGATCAGGAGGCAAATGCAAGAGGTGGCTGTGGGAAATTACCGAGCATTCATTGCCGCAGCCGATGCACTGATTGCGATTCGGGAGGAAGTTTCTTCTATCGATAAGAATCTTGAATCTCTG ATAAATGAGATCCCAAAGTTGACATCTGGTTCCACCCAGTTCATTGAATCTGCAGAACAGATTTTGGAGGAGAGGAAGATGAACCAAACATTGCTCGCAAATCACAGTACTCTGCTGGACTTACTTGAAATTCCTCAGCTTATGGACAC GTGTGTAAGAAATGGAAATTATGATGAAGCTCTTGACTTAGAAGCATTTGTTTACAAACTTTCTACTATGCATCCCAA ATTACCTGTTATTCAAGCACTAGCTGCAGAAGTCAGGCAGACAACCCAGGCTCTTCTTTCTCAGCTTCTCCAGAAACTTCGCTCAAATATTCAG TTACCAGAATGTCTTCGTATTATTGGATATTTACGTCGGATAGGAGTATTTAGCGAGTACGAGATGCGTTTGCAG TTTTTGAGGTGCCGAGAGGCTTGGCTTACTGGAATTCTTGAGGATCTGGACCAGAGAAATCCTTACGAGTACTTAAAAGGGATGATAAACTGTCATAGAATGCATCTTTTCGATGTAGTTAACCAGTATCGAGCAATTTTTGCTGACGATACATCAGGAAGTGAGGAAAACTATGATGGTGGGCTTCTATTTAGTTGGGCTATGCATCAGATTACCTCACACCTTAAAACTCTTAAAGTCATGCTCCCAAAGATAACTGAAGGTGGATCTCTCTCTAACATCTTGGATCAATGCATG TATTGTGCCATGGGGCTTGGTTGGGTTGGGCTAGATTTTCGGGGGCTGCTTCCTTCGCTGTTTGAAGA GGCTGTTATCAACTTATTCTCAAAAAATATGAATTCAGCAGTTGAGAATTTTCAG TTGGTCCTGGATTCGCATCGTTGGGTCCCACTGCCAGTAGTTGGTTTCCCAGCTTATACTGTTGGTGACAATAGTCAGGAGGATGTCACTCCACCAGCTCATCTGATGGAACATCCGCCTCTTGCTGTATTTGTCAATG GTGTATCTGCGGCAATGAACGACCTACGTCCCTGTGCCCCATTGAGTTTGAAACATTTACTTGCTCAAGAATTAATTGAGGGATTGCGGGCTGTTTCCAACTCTTTATTGAGGTATAATACAGCTCGGATGCTCAGAGAAAGTGAATCTGGACTTTTCCTAGCTCTTTGCCGGGCTTTCATTGAG GTTGCTTACCCGCATTGCGCCACATGCTTTGGTCGTTGTTACCCTGGTGGAGCTGCTCTTGTCATGGATGCAAAGAACATGTATGATGGAATTGGCCGCCTACTGAGAATCTCTCCCTCAAGAGATCCAATCAAACCTGTCCATAATGTAGAGGGAAAGAGCATCTCAGAAAATGGTGACTTGCCCGTGGTGGAAAATGGAGTTGCACCTGGTGGCGAACAAACTGTGGGTGCCGATGCTGATGAAAAGGAGAAAAGTCCCACTTTGCAGACTGCCGAGAGGCACAGTGATGAGTGA